The following proteins are encoded in a genomic region of Nomascus leucogenys isolate Asia chromosome 17, Asia_NLE_v1, whole genome shotgun sequence:
- the CLDN4 gene encoding claudin-4 produces the protein MASMGLQVMGIALAVLGWLAVMLCCALPMWRVTAFIGSNIVTSQTIWEGLWMNCVVQSTGQMQCKVYDSLLALPQDLQAARALVIISIIVAALGVLLSVVGGKCTNCLEDESAKAKTMIVAGVVFLLAGLMVIVPVSWTAHNIIQDFYNPLVASGQKREMGASLYVGWAASGLLLLGGGLLCCNCPPRTDKPYSAKYSAARSAAASNYV, from the coding sequence ATGGCCTCCATGGGGCTACAGGTAATGGGCATCGCGCTGGCCGTCCTAGGCTGGCTGGCCGTCATGCTGTGCTGCGCGCTGCCCATGTGGCGCGTGACGGCCTTCATCGGCAGCAACATTGTCACCTCGCAGACCATCTGGGAGGGCCTGTGGATGAACTGCGTGGTGCAGAGCACCGGCCAGATGCAGTGCAAGGTGTACGACTCCCTGCTGGCGCTGCCGCAGGACCTGCAGGCGGCCCGCGCCCTCGTCATCATCAGCATCATCGTGGCCGCTCTGGGCGTGCTGCTGTCCGTGGTTGGGGGCAAGTGTACCAACTGCCTGGAGGATGAGAGCGCCAAGGCCAAGACTATGATCGTGGCGGGCGTGGTGTTCCTGTTGGCCGGCCTTATGGTGATAGTGCCCGTGTCCTGGACGGCCCACAACATCATCCAAGACTTCTACAACCCGCTGGTGGCCTCTGGGCAGAAGCGGGAGATGGGTGCCTCGCTCTACGTCGGCTGGGCCGCCTCTGGCCTGCTGCTCCTTGGCGGGGGGCTGCTTTGCTGCAACTGCCCACCCCGCACAGACAAGCCTTACTCCGCCAAGTATTCTGCCGCCCGCTCTGCTGCTGCCAGCAACTACGTGTAG